In a genomic window of Streptococcus oralis:
- the dprA gene encoding DNA-processing protein DprA, with product MKITNYEIYKLRKAGLTNQQILTVLEYDETVDQELLLGDIAELSGCRNPAVFMERYFQIDDAHLEKEFQKFPSFSILDDCYPWDLSEIYDAPVLLFYKGNLDLLKFPKVAVVGSRSCSSQGAKSVQKVIQGLENELIVVSGLAKGIDTAAHMAALQNGGRTIAVIGTGLDVFYPRANKRLQEHIGNHHLVLSEYGPGEEPLKFHFPARNRIIAGLCRGVIVAEARMRSGSLITCERAMEEGRDVFAIPGNILDGHSDGCHHLIQEGAKLVTSGQDVLAEFEF from the coding sequence ATGAAGATCACAAACTATGAGATTTACAAATTGAGAAAAGCTGGGCTGACCAATCAACAGATTCTAACTGTTCTTGAATACGATGAGACTGTAGATCAGGAGCTTTTGCTAGGTGATATTGCGGAACTATCGGGGTGTCGTAATCCTGCTGTCTTTATGGAACGCTATTTCCAGATAGATGATGCACATTTGGAGAAGGAGTTTCAGAAATTTCCATCCTTTTCTATTCTTGATGACTGTTATCCTTGGGATCTGAGTGAGATTTATGATGCTCCAGTGCTCTTGTTTTATAAAGGGAATTTGGACTTGTTGAAGTTTCCAAAGGTTGCCGTTGTAGGGAGTCGTTCATGTTCTAGTCAGGGAGCAAAGTCGGTTCAGAAAGTCATTCAAGGTTTGGAAAATGAGTTAATTGTGGTCAGTGGTTTAGCCAAAGGGATTGATACAGCTGCCCATATGGCTGCACTCCAGAATGGAGGAAGAACAATTGCTGTCATTGGAACAGGATTGGATGTTTTCTATCCTCGCGCCAATAAACGTTTGCAGGAACACATTGGCAATCACCATTTAGTACTTAGCGAGTATGGACCTGGTGAAGAACCCTTGAAATTTCACTTTCCAGCCCGTAATCGCATCATTGCTGGCCTTTGCCGTGGTGTGATTGTAGCAGAAGCAAGGATGCGTTCTGGTAGTCTCATCACCTGTGAGCGAGCTATGGAGGAAGGGCGTGATGTTTTTGCCATTCCAGGGAACATTCTTGATGGCCATTCAGATGGTTGCCACCATCTGATCCAAGAGGGGGCAAAGTTAGTCACAAGTGGTCAAGATGTGCTGGCAGAGTTTGAATTTTAA